One genomic segment of Bdellovibrionales bacterium includes these proteins:
- a CDS encoding NDP-sugar synthase: MNAMILAAGLGERLRPHTINRAKPSLPFLNIPLLGYSHYYLSQAGVTRLIINTHHAPESIRFATGQLPFEENFRLEFTYEYPNILGSGGGIKKAEKFLRGQGNFLIANGDEVMIAPSGLSNLWLNHLKSGAIATLLVCTHSEVGSRFGGVWVNDHNEVIGFGKLALPGAVKAYHYTGLACLSDRIYDHIPNKVPLNLLYDCLTATIKSGDPVRIFDEQMLWFETGSEADFLSATKDCLQVLNQDNLFGQCLRKIMKTYHPGMTEHKRGIWLGKNSQISPLATFHGNCLIGDNVIIEDGATVQNFAVIGDRSIIRKNTRLDKAVIGAEVVIPPQHEVSNCLIF; encoded by the coding sequence ATGAATGCCATGATATTGGCTGCTGGCCTTGGCGAAAGACTTAGACCTCATACAATCAATCGCGCCAAACCGTCTCTGCCTTTTCTGAATATTCCGTTGCTCGGCTATTCTCACTATTACCTTTCCCAAGCAGGAGTCACAAGACTTATCATCAACACGCACCATGCACCTGAATCGATTCGCTTCGCGACAGGACAGCTTCCTTTTGAGGAGAATTTTAGACTAGAATTCACATATGAATATCCGAATATACTCGGCAGCGGCGGAGGCATTAAGAAGGCCGAGAAATTTCTTCGTGGCCAAGGAAATTTTCTCATCGCCAACGGCGATGAGGTTATGATCGCCCCCTCCGGACTAAGCAACCTGTGGCTAAATCACCTTAAATCCGGGGCGATCGCTACTCTTCTTGTTTGTACCCACAGCGAAGTGGGCTCTCGTTTTGGCGGAGTGTGGGTTAATGACCACAATGAAGTCATTGGATTCGGAAAGTTGGCTCTTCCAGGTGCCGTAAAGGCTTATCACTATACTGGATTGGCTTGTTTGAGCGATCGAATCTATGATCACATTCCAAATAAAGTCCCTCTGAATTTGCTTTATGACTGCCTCACGGCCACAATCAAGAGCGGCGATCCTGTACGGATTTTTGATGAGCAAATGCTTTGGTTTGAAACAGGATCTGAAGCCGATTTTCTATCGGCCACGAAGGATTGCCTCCAGGTCCTCAACCAAGACAACTTGTTTGGCCAGTGCTTGCGTAAAATTATGAAAACATATCATCCCGGAATGACAGAACACAAAAGAGGGATCTGGTTAGGGAAAAATAGCCAGATTTCACCTCTTGCGACTTTCCACGGCAATTGTCTCATCGGTGACAACGTAATTATCGAGGACGGCGCCACTGTTCAAAATTTTGCCGTGATAGGAGATCGCTCAATTATAAGAAAGAATACTCGCCTGGACAAAGCAGTGATTGGGGCGGAAGTTGTGATTCCACCTCAGCACGAGGTATCGAATTGTCTCATCTTTTGA
- a CDS encoding Tad domain-containing protein gives MRTTLNERGQTAIFVAMIFQVLFVLFAMSINVGLVVHDKINLQNSVDLAAYYAAQKQAEILNAIGHSNYQIRQSWKLLAWRYRVLGTMGKDEHPVRKNITSDALYPDTERPTTCVTYYPIWKGVAEGENLCRQSSINIPPLPNVPVIAPFLGINAVISALSISLINQYNGQCQRHGAYNWWFAASSMMAFRIDQSHRKRTIFGLAQNLSGGNPQDFLDINGNSVFAGVAKTLDKNLTFANKTSAGGVQIHLFNSLHNVRREEWLPEIQTIPTIIYTDVDNSSGCRSMATLVETPPQIAEARNYALNVLGGNEILPWVQSEPPTTHIMHMSMGVEKNPWFMAYVGVMAETRPRQIFFPFGPAISLKARAYAKPFGGRIGPWYHASWPRSSAVSVGPRTDPLAPPRTQQNGMLDSPSDITRLPNYSRFPGDQLGLRSGLALNGLKDLLALQTSFDEYKQTFRGMVPGAPNDPLAWDYEFDRVPPVRRYELSAIAPDLFDVTYYGIEPNFSANYFSHIFPNFSKFPFPPETIFRPDLGFRGGAINAYSVQDQMNDAAAFDKRRFDSFYFVREKTHLLTSWAPANQSLNFDFPENFGKCSLPDDDMTVKVPGSCAAGGGRTGYSVKLVSRDALHSGNHAIGGVSEPAGSILNPPPNQDGW, from the coding sequence ATGAGAACCACTCTTAATGAGAGAGGGCAGACTGCAATTTTTGTTGCAATGATTTTTCAGGTGCTTTTTGTCTTGTTCGCGATGTCAATTAATGTGGGCCTGGTTGTTCATGACAAAATTAATCTTCAGAATTCAGTGGATCTTGCAGCTTACTACGCAGCTCAAAAGCAAGCAGAAATTCTCAACGCTATTGGGCACTCCAATTACCAGATTCGTCAGTCATGGAAGCTCTTGGCCTGGCGTTATCGCGTCTTAGGTACCATGGGAAAAGACGAACATCCCGTTCGAAAAAATATTACATCTGATGCTCTTTATCCCGACACTGAACGTCCTACGACCTGTGTGACCTATTATCCTATCTGGAAAGGGGTTGCAGAAGGTGAGAATCTCTGTCGGCAGAGTTCAATCAATATTCCTCCATTGCCGAATGTGCCCGTGATAGCTCCCTTTTTGGGAATCAATGCCGTTATTTCGGCCCTTTCGATTTCATTGATAAATCAATACAATGGTCAGTGTCAAAGGCATGGAGCCTATAACTGGTGGTTTGCGGCCTCTTCAATGATGGCATTTCGGATTGATCAGTCCCATAGAAAGAGGACCATTTTTGGTCTTGCCCAAAATTTATCCGGTGGCAATCCGCAAGATTTTCTAGATATAAATGGAAATTCTGTTTTTGCGGGCGTAGCGAAAACCTTAGATAAAAATTTAACTTTTGCAAACAAGACTTCAGCGGGTGGAGTTCAGATCCATCTCTTTAACTCACTTCACAATGTAAGAAGAGAGGAATGGCTTCCTGAAATCCAAACGATTCCGACAATTATCTACACGGATGTCGACAATTCCTCAGGTTGCAGGTCTATGGCGACATTGGTCGAAACACCCCCACAGATTGCTGAGGCGAGAAATTACGCCCTCAATGTTCTCGGAGGAAATGAGATTTTGCCTTGGGTGCAGTCAGAGCCTCCCACAACACACATCATGCATATGTCGATGGGGGTTGAAAAAAACCCTTGGTTTATGGCTTACGTGGGAGTCATGGCCGAAACACGACCTCGCCAAATATTTTTTCCTTTTGGGCCAGCAATCAGTTTGAAGGCCAGGGCCTACGCCAAACCCTTCGGCGGACGAATTGGTCCTTGGTATCATGCGAGCTGGCCGCGTTCCTCAGCTGTTTCGGTGGGGCCGCGCACTGATCCTCTGGCTCCCCCGCGCACTCAGCAAAACGGCATGCTGGACAGCCCAAGTGATATCACTCGGTTGCCAAATTATTCGCGGTTTCCTGGAGATCAGTTGGGATTGAGATCTGGATTGGCTCTAAACGGCTTGAAGGATCTTTTGGCATTGCAAACAAGCTTTGATGAATACAAGCAAACCTTTCGAGGTATGGTACCGGGTGCTCCCAATGATCCGCTGGCTTGGGATTATGAGTTTGATCGGGTTCCACCCGTTCGGAGATACGAACTTTCAGCTATTGCTCCTGACTTGTTTGATGTTACCTACTACGGTATAGAGCCGAATTTTTCGGCAAATTATTTTTCTCATATTTTTCCCAATTTTTCAAAATTTCCATTTCCTCCGGAGACTATTTTTCGACCAGATTTGGGCTTTCGAGGAGGTGCTATCAATGCGTACTCCGTTCAGGATCAGATGAACGACGCCGCAGCTTTTGACAAGAGACGTTTTGATTCTTTTTATTTCGTAAGAGAAAAGACTCATCTTTTGACGAGTTGGGCTCCTGCAAACCAGTCCCTTAATTTTGATTTTCCAGAAAATTTTGGGAAATGCTCTCTTCCCGATGACGATATGACAGTTAAAGTTCCTGGGTCCTGTGCTGCTGGTGGAGGGAGAACGGGCTACTCTGTCAAGCTTGTGAGTCGCGATGCCCTTCATTCGGGAAACCACGCTATCGGCGGGGTCTCTGAACCGGCTGGGTCTATATTAAATCCTCCCCCAAATCAAGATGGCTGGTAG
- a CDS encoding ABC transporter permease: MIKFLIHRIFASVPVVLGVCTLTFFLIHLVPGDPIDIMLGEQASDIDREALRADLRLNLPLHIQYFEFVKRVVKFDLGKSLHKRQPVSTELLERFPATLELTCAAMFLALLAGVPLGVGAAVRRSSWPDHVVTLTGLLSMSTPGIFLGPLLIWVFALQLDLFPVSERGGLNHLILPALSLAIPICAVISRMTRMSMLEVVREDYIRVAKAKGLTPFYIYGKHALANALMPLITIVGLQVGALLTGTVITETIFDWPGIGTLLIQAIQSRDYPLVQGCVLLISLIYVSVNTATDIAYGFANPKVRLT; encoded by the coding sequence GTGATAAAATTTCTCATTCACAGAATATTCGCCTCGGTCCCCGTCGTTCTCGGAGTTTGTACCCTGACTTTCTTTTTGATTCACCTCGTCCCAGGGGATCCTATTGATATCATGCTTGGAGAGCAGGCTTCCGACATTGATAGGGAGGCTCTCAGGGCCGATCTGCGACTCAACCTCCCTCTCCATATTCAATATTTTGAGTTTGTAAAGAGAGTGGTCAAATTCGATCTTGGAAAATCTCTTCACAAACGACAACCTGTTTCCACTGAACTTCTCGAACGCTTTCCTGCAACTCTGGAGCTTACATGTGCAGCCATGTTTTTAGCTCTTCTCGCGGGTGTTCCACTGGGCGTCGGAGCGGCCGTTCGTCGATCCAGCTGGCCAGATCACGTTGTCACTTTGACCGGACTTTTGAGCATGTCCACTCCTGGAATTTTTCTTGGCCCGCTATTGATTTGGGTCTTTGCTTTGCAATTGGATTTATTTCCGGTCAGCGAGAGAGGAGGGCTTAATCACCTCATCTTGCCAGCCTTGAGTTTGGCCATCCCCATCTGCGCGGTGATCAGTCGGATGACCCGCATGTCTATGTTGGAAGTTGTTCGCGAGGATTACATCCGAGTGGCCAAGGCAAAGGGATTAACCCCATTCTACATTTACGGAAAGCACGCCCTCGCCAATGCGCTCATGCCCTTGATAACAATCGTTGGTTTGCAGGTAGGAGCTCTCCTTACGGGAACTGTGATCACGGAGACAATTTTTGATTGGCCCGGCATTGGTACGCTTCTCATTCAAGCCATTCAAAGTCGAGACTACCCGCTCGTTCAAGGGTGTGTTCTTCTAATTTCTCTCATTTATGTCTCGGTAAATACGGCAACTGACATCGCCTACGGCTTCGCTAATCCTAAAGTGAGATTGACATGA
- a CDS encoding ABC transporter permease, translated as MRSPRGLGLCGASMVSLVLLLALFAPVLSPQDPNHMSLSERFASPSIKHPFGLDENGSDVFAKVAYGARISLGVGVTVVVVSLVIGLIVGSLAGVLGGWIDGFICGFINIVYSFPSFLLALALIAMLGPSIKNVIIAMCLSSWTGYARLVRGEVLHLRERDFIQTVKALGGSRLRQTVIHIWPNLTGPLMVHSTFAIAGTIIAESGLSFLGLGAPPTSPTWGALLNAGRRVLTEAPHISLFPGSAILILVLGFNLIGDGLRDYLDPRRTES; from the coding sequence ATGAGGTCCCCGAGGGGACTAGGACTCTGTGGAGCTTCAATGGTTTCCTTGGTGCTTCTGCTTGCGCTGTTTGCACCGGTCCTATCTCCGCAAGATCCCAATCACATGTCTCTTTCAGAGCGATTTGCGAGTCCTAGTATCAAACATCCCTTTGGGTTGGACGAAAATGGCAGCGATGTGTTTGCAAAAGTTGCTTATGGAGCACGGATAAGTTTGGGTGTGGGCGTCACCGTCGTCGTCGTGAGCTTGGTCATCGGCCTTATCGTGGGATCTTTGGCCGGAGTTCTAGGAGGGTGGATAGATGGCTTCATTTGTGGCTTTATTAATATTGTTTATTCCTTTCCAAGTTTTCTTCTCGCCCTCGCCCTGATCGCGATGTTAGGACCTTCCATTAAGAATGTAATTATTGCGATGTGTTTGAGCTCCTGGACGGGATATGCTCGTCTCGTTCGAGGAGAGGTTCTCCACTTAAGAGAACGCGATTTTATTCAAACAGTCAAAGCTCTCGGTGGCAGTCGACTTCGTCAGACAGTCATACATATTTGGCCCAACCTCACAGGGCCATTGATGGTCCATTCCACTTTTGCAATTGCCGGAACTATCATTGCGGAATCGGGCCTTAGCTTTCTGGGTCTGGGGGCCCCTCCAACGAGTCCCACTTGGGGCGCCTTGCTGAATGCTGGACGCCGCGTCCTTACTGAGGCGCCTCACATCAGCCTATTTCCTGGATCCGCTATTCTGATTCTTGTGCTTGGCTTTAATTTAATTGGGGACGGCTTGAGGGATTACCTCGACCCACGTCGAACGGAATCTTAG
- the nagZ gene encoding beta-N-acetylhexosaminidase, with translation MVELKIILQFFTRDLSSGENVKKQIGQHFIIGLKGKELLPEEARFIIDNNIGGVILFDRNLESVGQIQKLCSDIQNLRHKLPEKTPMFISVDMEGGRVARLKPPFTRWPAAAKLGTLDSTSVAFKFSQMMAEEMRCVGINLDYAPCVDVLTNPKNAVIGDRSISSDPEVVAKIASALARGFIKGGVIPCAKHFPGHGGTLIDSHDDLPIEEAQLSELMDVDLIPFKKTFRARLDMVMTAHIKFPHIDPDFPVTLSKIFIQEIMRGELKYRNLVISDDLGMKALTKHYDIKALPILALQAGCDILLFCNDFDQQALSLEMTYKALAAKELDETHLNEAYSKIIALKQEKLSHPDPLPMSEVEKLVGHPDHLRLAKAVVEGSVPADLLGT, from the coding sequence ATGGTGGAATTAAAAATTATCCTTCAATTCTTTACTCGGGACCTAAGCTCAGGAGAAAACGTGAAAAAGCAAATTGGACAGCACTTTATTATCGGTCTAAAGGGCAAAGAGCTGCTTCCTGAGGAAGCTCGATTTATCATCGATAATAATATTGGCGGAGTTATTCTTTTTGACCGAAATCTTGAGTCGGTTGGACAAATTCAGAAGCTGTGCAGTGATATCCAGAATCTGCGGCACAAACTTCCTGAAAAGACACCCATGTTTATTTCTGTGGACATGGAAGGGGGACGTGTTGCAAGACTGAAACCGCCCTTCACTCGCTGGCCAGCTGCTGCAAAATTGGGAACTCTCGACTCCACTTCTGTTGCTTTCAAATTTTCCCAAATGATGGCAGAAGAAATGCGATGTGTTGGGATTAACTTAGACTACGCCCCTTGCGTCGATGTTTTAACCAATCCCAAAAATGCGGTCATCGGAGACCGTTCTATTAGCTCAGATCCCGAGGTGGTGGCCAAGATTGCCTCTGCTCTGGCTCGAGGCTTTATCAAAGGTGGCGTTATCCCTTGCGCTAAGCACTTCCCGGGACATGGCGGAACTCTCATTGATAGCCATGATGATTTGCCAATTGAAGAGGCGCAACTCAGCGAACTGATGGACGTGGACCTGATTCCATTTAAGAAAACCTTTCGTGCTCGCCTCGATATGGTGATGACGGCTCACATTAAATTTCCTCATATTGATCCAGACTTTCCCGTCACACTCTCAAAGATATTTATCCAGGAGATTATGCGAGGAGAGTTGAAATATCGTAATTTGGTCATTTCTGATGATCTTGGAATGAAGGCCTTGACCAAACACTATGATATCAAAGCGCTGCCGATCTTAGCACTTCAGGCAGGATGTGATATATTGCTGTTTTGCAATGACTTTGATCAGCAAGCTCTCTCTCTAGAGATGACCTACAAGGCTCTCGCAGCCAAGGAGCTTGACGAAACCCACTTAAACGAAGCGTATTCCAAAATTATTGCCTTAAAACAAGAGAAACTCAGTCATCCTGACCCACTTCCAATGTCGGAAGTGGAAAAATTGGTAGGACACCCAGACCATCTACGCCTTGCAAAGGCAGTTGTAGAAGGAAGTGTTCCCGCTGACCTCCTCGGAACATAA
- a CDS encoding TonB-dependent receptor has product MDSSRSLIIHMFVVYAGIGIFLSVGKSAAHAMNIQIESEDLITAPRIEAFSERSGLWPHHESQSTQDSDGHSNWWSRILGEPGIDSRQEGIPAISIRGSVKSDRTLLLLNGIPLNLSDGMGPSGLLIPEEIIGSSDFIRGPASVFYGRSALGGVINNRTEIQSHPKIQMSTDSIGVTTAQGILPYPLPGQGRGQVSAMRQIDKGNYPFKAISSGVTGTRLHNDKQINRYTLSNETSLKKWKVKQIALYAEKKGNYPARIDSPTTSLTPPSGLIDNQIGLFGLSLNRDLNSINSFSWNLSGIRSDQKYDLDMPSFSATRTNRIFQSFQFSSITNSDWASQVFLDQFYDEYQASYLSEGPFHSNEIEGGGTLQIPISSELSIQPGVRYSEKFKKLTSSFGVFQNTNTLSKWVTFSQGYRNPTLADRYCDNSFCLGNPSLQPEESEQLEIGYATKAEPAVLFPDCNLDHSISIFRTIHQNYFEYEFIDGKYRTENRSGAVVFGTEGQINLSTKFQMTTLSFTYLESENLDSKRSLNLVPKFLGTLETKVPLGHEWQGWAKVTYIGSYPDQLNSSSPVVDLGNTYLVDVGAVWHHKGWNASISGLNILDKPVERQVGYPERQFSFLAKLSYEIL; this is encoded by the coding sequence ATGGACTCATCTCGTTCTTTAATCATTCACATGTTTGTGGTTTATGCGGGAATCGGAATATTCCTTTCTGTTGGAAAATCCGCAGCGCACGCAATGAATATCCAGATTGAATCAGAAGACCTGATCACAGCACCGCGTATCGAAGCGTTTTCTGAAAGAAGCGGCCTTTGGCCTCACCATGAGAGCCAAAGCACCCAAGATTCAGACGGCCACTCCAATTGGTGGAGTCGAATTCTTGGAGAACCCGGCATCGATAGTCGCCAAGAGGGGATACCCGCAATATCTATTCGGGGTTCTGTAAAAAGTGATCGAACTTTGCTACTGCTTAACGGTATTCCGCTCAATTTAAGCGATGGGATGGGTCCCAGTGGTCTGTTGATACCCGAAGAGATAATCGGATCAAGCGATTTTATCCGCGGGCCAGCCTCAGTCTTTTATGGACGATCCGCATTGGGAGGCGTGATCAATAACCGGACTGAGATTCAGTCCCATCCGAAAATCCAAATGAGCACTGATAGCATTGGAGTTACCACCGCTCAGGGAATTCTCCCCTATCCGTTACCTGGACAAGGACGAGGGCAGGTCTCCGCAATGAGACAAATTGACAAAGGAAACTATCCTTTCAAAGCCATCTCCAGCGGAGTCACAGGAACGCGCCTTCATAACGACAAACAAATAAATCGCTACACTCTTAGCAATGAGACCTCACTCAAAAAATGGAAAGTGAAACAAATCGCCCTTTATGCCGAGAAAAAAGGAAATTACCCTGCCCGAATTGATTCTCCAACAACAAGCTTAACCCCTCCAAGTGGATTGATTGACAACCAAATAGGTCTTTTTGGACTCTCTCTGAATCGCGACCTAAATTCAATAAACTCATTTTCTTGGAACCTATCAGGAATACGCTCTGATCAGAAATATGACTTAGATATGCCCTCGTTTAGCGCGACGCGGACAAATCGAATTTTCCAATCCTTTCAGTTTTCCAGCATAACAAATTCAGATTGGGCCTCACAAGTTTTTCTCGATCAGTTCTACGACGAGTATCAGGCAAGTTATCTATCTGAGGGACCGTTCCATTCAAATGAAATTGAAGGCGGTGGGACTTTACAAATCCCTATTTCATCTGAGCTATCGATACAGCCAGGAGTTCGATATTCCGAAAAATTCAAGAAACTGACCAGTTCTTTTGGCGTGTTTCAAAATACAAATACCCTGAGCAAGTGGGTGACGTTCAGTCAAGGGTATCGAAATCCCACCTTGGCCGATCGCTATTGTGATAATTCATTTTGTCTTGGAAACCCAAGTTTGCAGCCCGAAGAAAGTGAGCAGCTCGAAATTGGTTATGCTACAAAAGCAGAACCGGCTGTGCTCTTCCCCGATTGCAATTTGGATCACAGCATCTCGATTTTTAGAACAATCCATCAGAATTATTTTGAATATGAATTTATCGATGGAAAATACCGTACCGAAAATCGAAGCGGCGCTGTCGTCTTTGGAACCGAGGGCCAGATAAATCTCTCGACAAAATTTCAAATGACGACTCTCTCATTCACCTACCTTGAAAGCGAGAACCTTGATTCAAAAAGAAGCCTGAACCTTGTTCCAAAATTTCTTGGTACACTTGAAACGAAGGTCCCCTTGGGACATGAGTGGCAAGGATGGGCAAAGGTGACGTATATCGGCTCCTATCCTGATCAATTGAACAGCTCAAGTCCCGTGGTCGACCTTGGAAATACCTATCTCGTGGATGTTGGCGCAGTTTGGCACCATAAAGGCTGGAATGCCTCTATCTCCGGACTCAATATTTTGGATAAACCAGTCGAGCGTCAAGTGGGTTACCCCGAACGACAATTCTCTTTTCTCGCTAAATTGTCCTACGAAATTTTGTAG
- a CDS encoding energy transducer TonB: protein MNTVNLMPKRKGTYPIGLIAISLALHGSILYLILVLPPQMGFLQGNKNGPTQIEITEGAPEVQKEVTLAPSPDPTKSPVKLERPVQPTQPTQPTKATQETQPTPSVQTSMTAPAEKKLNPAAPSEVSKTSSSADEAKEATEENPTNESPAENELEKNAGPIEEKAASGNEAEIANEEEALPAGTRLNSDLKQSPGNKQPVYPQIARQKGWEGTVGLTYNISPDGSVSDIEITRSSGFDVLDQEAAHAVSLFRYLPQQEGRTYHRVTFMLTQNSQSPKK, encoded by the coding sequence ATGAACACTGTGAACCTAATGCCAAAACGAAAAGGGACCTACCCCATTGGATTGATTGCGATTTCTTTGGCTCTGCACGGATCAATTCTCTATTTAATATTGGTACTCCCCCCCCAAATGGGTTTTCTTCAAGGTAACAAAAATGGGCCAACCCAAATAGAGATTACTGAGGGCGCACCGGAAGTTCAGAAGGAAGTGACACTAGCGCCATCGCCCGATCCAACCAAATCCCCAGTTAAATTAGAGAGACCAGTACAACCAACGCAGCCAACGCAACCAACGAAAGCAACACAAGAAACGCAACCAACACCATCAGTACAAACCAGTATGACTGCTCCAGCAGAAAAGAAGCTAAACCCCGCAGCGCCTTCGGAGGTTTCCAAAACCTCTTCCTCCGCTGATGAGGCAAAAGAAGCTACCGAAGAGAATCCAACAAATGAATCCCCTGCAGAAAATGAACTTGAAAAGAACGCCGGTCCAATTGAAGAGAAAGCAGCAAGCGGAAATGAGGCTGAAATAGCGAACGAAGAAGAAGCTCTTCCCGCAGGAACCCGACTCAATTCTGATTTGAAACAAAGTCCAGGGAATAAACAACCTGTCTATCCTCAAATTGCGCGACAGAAGGGATGGGAGGGCACCGTGGGCCTGACCTACAACATCTCCCCAGATGGAAGTGTTTCCGACATTGAAATCACCCGCTCATCAGGATTTGACGTTCTCGACCAAGAAGCTGCTCATGCTGTGTCTCTTTTTAGGTATCTCCCTCAACAAGAAGGAAGAACATACCATCGAGTGACCTTTATGCTGACGCAAAACTCCCAATCTCCAAAAAAGTGA
- the ltrA gene encoding group II intron reverse transcriptase/maturase, with translation MRMERRETRQANPSRLVPPVPTEGPYKGYTGIDRIDAAARKFDQGQRFTHVMHHLNEHNLRQAFRQIKGNKAVGIDQVTKDQYGKDLDINLEKLSDEIAKGGWRPKPSRQVLIPKPQGGKRPLAVGCLEDKVVQLNTAKILEAIFDPIMHRHSYGFRRGRSPHQALSRLYQELNKRGKHAVVVEMDIEKFFDTVDQDKLMSMVETRIKDPFFLRHIRRTLRNSILTVDGDLSKSSIGTPQGNPVSPILANIYLHFALDQWFESNWQRCGEIVRYADDAVFVFNDLEKSKTFRDELEQRLAEFGLKLNADKSGIRKFGPRDQTGDLAFVGFSLYWGKAWLGRRFLKAKTNPKRLGRAIQSFKEWIKECRHRYKLDVLWEKARAKIIGHYNYYGVSYNLAKLSHFYFACIGLLFKWLNRRSQRRSFTWESFNRRLMFNPIPKPSLGSIVIDLENGLGTVSKRNPKSRMRKLRTSGSVRSGGRQLPLFT, from the coding sequence ATGCGCATGGAGCGAAGGGAAACACGGCAAGCGAACCCGTCGAGACTTGTACCACCGGTTCCCACCGAGGGACCATACAAGGGTTATACAGGGATCGACAGGATAGATGCTGCGGCAAGGAAGTTCGATCAAGGTCAGCGCTTCACACATGTGATGCACCATCTGAACGAACACAACCTCCGCCAGGCGTTCCGGCAGATCAAAGGAAACAAAGCTGTCGGAATCGACCAAGTCACAAAAGATCAATACGGCAAGGATCTCGATATCAACCTCGAAAAGCTCAGTGATGAGATTGCCAAGGGAGGCTGGAGACCTAAGCCATCGAGACAGGTTCTTATCCCGAAACCGCAAGGGGGAAAAAGGCCGCTCGCTGTTGGATGCCTGGAGGACAAAGTCGTCCAGCTTAACACAGCAAAAATCCTGGAAGCCATATTTGACCCGATCATGCATCGGCACTCATATGGTTTCAGGCGTGGAAGATCACCTCATCAGGCGCTTTCTCGTCTCTATCAGGAGCTCAACAAGAGAGGGAAGCATGCCGTCGTTGTGGAGATGGACATCGAAAAATTTTTCGATACCGTCGACCAAGACAAACTCATGTCAATGGTGGAAACCAGGATAAAGGACCCTTTCTTCCTTAGGCACATCCGAAGAACCCTTAGGAACTCGATCCTCACAGTCGATGGGGATCTCTCCAAAAGCTCGATAGGAACACCTCAAGGAAACCCTGTGAGTCCTATCCTAGCAAACATCTATCTGCACTTTGCCCTGGATCAGTGGTTCGAGAGCAACTGGCAGAGGTGCGGCGAAATCGTCAGGTATGCCGATGACGCCGTCTTTGTGTTCAACGACCTCGAGAAATCGAAAACATTTCGAGACGAACTGGAGCAACGACTTGCAGAATTTGGTCTGAAGCTCAATGCCGACAAGAGCGGAATCCGAAAATTTGGCCCTCGAGATCAGACTGGAGACCTTGCCTTTGTTGGTTTTAGCCTCTACTGGGGGAAAGCCTGGCTTGGGCGACGATTTCTAAAGGCAAAGACCAATCCCAAAAGATTGGGCCGAGCAATTCAATCCTTTAAGGAATGGATCAAAGAATGTCGCCATAGATACAAGCTCGATGTTCTCTGGGAAAAGGCTCGAGCGAAAATCATTGGGCACTATAACTACTACGGTGTAAGCTACAACCTGGCCAAGCTCTCGCACTTTTACTTTGCGTGTATTGGTCTTCTGTTCAAGTGGCTCAACCGTCGCAGCCAAAGACGCTCATTCACCTGGGAGTCATTCAATCGACGCCTCATGTTCAACCCGATCCCGAAACCCTCGCTAGGAAGTATTGTGATTGATCTTGAAAATGGACTCGGTACAGTATCGAAACGTAACCCGAAGAGCCGGATGCGTAAATTGCGCACGTCCGGTTCTGTGAGGAGCGGAGGTAGGCAACTACCTCTGTTTACTTGA